A single genomic interval of Cucumis sativus cultivar 9930 chromosome 7, Cucumber_9930_V3, whole genome shotgun sequence harbors:
- the LOC116405102 gene encoding ribosome biogenesis protein BRX1 homolog 1-like — translation MAKKRKHSESLPTVSVKKDDDAPERPKRTLMGWKDKKVTKESEVGSDHAVFRNKEKVLITCSHRINFRYRHLMLNMVSLLPHCKKDNKVESRSSKGATLNELVELKGCSSSLFFKV, via the exons ATGGCAAAGAAGAGGAAGCATAGTGAGTCTTTGCCGACGGTATCAGTTAAGAAGGACGATGATGCTCCGGAGAGACCTAAGCGGACACTCATGGGCTGGAAAGACAAAAAAGTGACAAAAGAGAGTGAAGTTGGTTCTGATCATGCTGTTTTTcgaaataaagaaaaggttcTCATCACGTGTTCCCATCGAATCAATTTTAG GTATCGGCATTTGATGTTGAATATGGTATCACTTTTGCCACATTGTAAGAAGGATAACAAGGTGGAGTCGAGGTCCAGCAAGGGCGCAACACTGAATGAGCTGGTTGAGCTCAAAGGTTGTTCTTCCAGCCTATTTTTCAAGGTT